A region of Lepus europaeus isolate LE1 chromosome 2, mLepTim1.pri, whole genome shotgun sequence DNA encodes the following proteins:
- the TMPPE gene encoding transmembrane protein with metallophosphoesterase domain → MVIFRQLSLGAKVALAAATVFISMIVSRSYLADSLELRAWRWLFRLQLVLFVNSLMLIGSLYIWRSIVSSLCPSPGAGSTCFQLWKLTVLAFLALAHSSFFTMLFLVAEEPHPFSLAAYTCLGAYVFMLFFLCTLSGLEQAYQLLAWRRGRVAGSLDKTRKLVLRPVLAVMVTTVLSVAGLLNAAQPPAVKTVELPIRQLPPSMNNLRVVLLSDIHLGPTVGRTKMEMFVRMVNVLQPDLTVIVGDLSDSEAALLRPAVAPLGQLRSRLGTYFVTGNHDYYTLDVNSWFALLGSLHVRPLHNEYVRISAEGARPAGEGEQGGDWICLAGVDDIEADMLHYAGHGMDLDKALGGCSPDHTTILLAHQPLAVKRALRERPDINLILSGHTHAGQIFPLNVVAYLLNPFFAGLYQVAPATFVYVSPGTGHSGIPMRLGSRAEITEFILQRAP, encoded by the coding sequence ATGGTGATCTTCAGGCAGCTGTCGCTGGGTGCCAAGGTGGCCCTGGCCGCGGCCACTGTCTTCATATCCATGATCGTCTCCCGTTCGTATCTGGCAGACAGCCTTGAGCTCAGGGCCTGGCGCTGGCTCTTTCGCCTGCAGCTTGTCCTGTTTGTCAACTCCCTCATGCTCATTGGTTCCCTGTACATCTGGCGTAGCATAGTGAGCAGTCTCTGCCCGTCCCCGGGCGCAGGGTCCACTTGTTTCCAGCTTTGGAAGCTGACGGTATTGGCATTTCTGGCACTGGCTCATTCGAGTTTCTTCACCATGTTGTTCTTAGTGGCCGAGGAGCCCCACCCTTTCTCCTTGGCCGCCTACACCTGCCTGGGCGCTTACGTCTTCATGCTGTTCTTCCTTTGCACCCTCAGCGGCTTGGAGCAGGCCTACCAGCTCCTGGCCTGGCGCCGCGGCCGGGTGGCCGGCAGCCTGGACAAGACAAGGAAGCTGGTGCTCAGGCCCGTCCTGGCCGTGATGGTGACCACTGTGCTCAGTGTGGCCGGCCTTCTGAACGCCGCCCAGCCGCCGGCCGTGAAAACCGTGGAGTTGCCCATCCGGCAGCTGCCGCCCTCCATGAACAACCTCAGGGTTGTGCTCCTCTCCGACATCCACCTGGGCCCCACGGTGGGCAGGACCAAGATGGAGATGTTCGTGAGGATGGTGAACGTGCTGCAACCCGACCTCACGGTGATCGTGGGAGACCTGTCCGACTCGGAGGCCGCGCTGCTGCGACCGGCCGTGGCTCCCCTGGGCCAGCTGCGCTCTCGCCTCGGCACCTACTTCGTCACGGGCAATCACGATTACTACACGCTGGATGTCAACAGCTGGTTCGCTCTGCTGGGATCCCTGCACGTGCGGCCCCTCCACAACGAGTACGTGAGGATCTCCGCTGAGGGAGCCCGccctgcaggggagggagagcagggcggGGACTGGATCTGCCTGGCCGGCGTGGACGATATCGAAGCAGACATGCTGCACTACGCGGGCCACGGCATGGACCTGGACAAGGCCCTGGGGGGCTGCAGCCCAGACCACACCACCATTTTGCTGGCGCACCAGCCGCTGGCAGTCAAGAGAGCCCTCCGGGAGCGGCCAGATATTAACCTGATTCTGTCGGGTCACACCCATGCTGGCCAGATCTTCCCCTTGAATGTGGTGGCCTATCTCCTCAACCCCTTCTTTGCTGGTCTCTATCAGGTGGCCCCAGCTACCTTTGTGTATGTCAGCCCAGGCACGGGCCACTCTGGGATACCTATGAGGCTGGGGAGCCGGGCAGAGATCACAGAGTTCATCCTGCAGCGGGCTCCTTGa